In the Vicia villosa cultivar HV-30 ecotype Madison, WI unplaced genomic scaffold, Vvil1.0 ctg.000011F_1_1, whole genome shotgun sequence genome, CTTAGCATGCACCAATGATTAGGATTTGCTTGTTGAAAATTGATAGATTCATTCTATAATTATATTTGAATCACGTGAGAGTTACTTACATATCTgcaaagaaaattttaatttgatcCACTTCTATTTATGTTAatagtattattatttatatctatttatgtttaagacaaattttcaacCATATCTATGTAACACAAAAGATTTATCAAACCAAACATCTTGAAAATTTATTTCAAttgatttaagtttttttttttttttttttatattttgtccATCTAAATTTAAAAGTTATGTTCAATAAAATCATATCAAAATTTTGCATAAGTTGAAATcaacaattaatatttttttaaaaaaatatttacaaggatggaattcaaacaatttctttatataaactaaaataaatacatatataaCTATAAtatcatatttaaatttaaatttggttacaattaatattattttataaatttaatctcAAAAgagaattaatttattttatgtgatgctgtttatttattttcatgaaaaatatattagaattaaaaatatgataaaaaataacTAATACATTTACaattttagaatatattttttataaaaataaacaaacatctcaaaaggatatattatatttaaaacagGTATAGTAGAATTataaattctaataatttaataataaactaCAAACCTAGTTGTTTTATCAATTTAAAATTTATGATCAACTAATATCATATTTAATATCCTTACATTTTATATATTGTATTATATATAAACAAAATCAATCGGTTCATGTAATTAATTTGGCTTAATTGGTCATGATCAAATTTttgcatccaaacaacaaggttCATTTCCCTCAAAGTTACTTATAGAAATAGAAATAGTTTGAGTCTTAATTCTTAATTGTTTCAGTCGACCTGTGGTTTGCGCTGACATTGCGACTACTAGTTATTATCTACTTTAGGTATGAAAATTCTCACGACTTtgtcttttttaaaaaatgtgcCTCGTTAGATTGAGGTGTATGGATGTTGCATATAAATTACTATTAGTCTCGAGGTTAAGGGGACTGCCACTCCATGGTAAATTTATTTCTGAAGTAAAACACGTTGAATGATTATCCAATGTTATCTTCGTTTAAAGCATTCGACATATGGAGGATATGTGTAGACTACACTGAACTCAATCGAACTTGTCCCAAATATTCGTATCAATTTCTCAACATTGACAAGATAGTAGATGATTCAGATGGCTACTAATTGTTGTCATTCATGGATGCGTGCTCCAAGTATAACAAAATGCCTATGCTTAAGTAGACAAAGACAAAATCTCTTTCGTGAACGAACGTGTCCACTACCGATACAACGTCATGCCCTTTGAATTGAAGAATGAGGGTGCAACATATcagatgatgatgaataagatCTTCAAGCAAAGGAAGGCCCTAAAGACTCAAGTGTTTACAAATTTTTTTGAAtggaaaattatatttatatacaaTAAAGAGGGATGAACCCAAAAAAGTATAGATGCACAAAAATGGCTCAAGAAATACTAAAAGCTACATTCGATAATCCAAGAAAAAACAAACTAAAGAagacaaataaaaacaaatagaaaaagcACCAAAAACTGCAACAAGCCAAACTCCAAAGAAACTTGCCTAAAAAAATAAACCACAAAGAAGAACAAGCTATATCTCAATCCAATATTACTACCAACAATAGATCAAACACTACCATGAAAATAAAGGTACACCCACACACAATGCCTGTCCATAAATCTCAGTTCGCTATTGGTTAATCTAAAGGATACAATTCCGAAGCCATTATGTGAAGGTGCAAGAGTCTCAGCGGATCTCCTCAAAAAaccatttccaaaccaaaaaaatACTTTTCTCCTCCAAATCTTTCACGTTTAATGAAGACCCAGTAAACACGATCTCATTCTTAACCCTCCAAATAGACCAAAACACCACATTCCATATCATAGAAAGATCCCTATAGACTTCGCTTTACCATCTAAAGAGATGAATATATCAAAAAGACTACCCAAGTCCCTCAGAAAAAACTATATGCCAATCCAACCAACTGAAAAATCCTATACCATAATGTAATAACCAAATAAGAAGTTACAAATAAATTAGACGTCGTCTTGACTGAAACATCGCAAAAGAGACATAAAGTAAGACTAGGGTTGGAAATTACCTTTATCTTGAAAAAATTCTCTATGGAGGGAAATTTATTAAGAAGAAGTTGCCAAGAGAACACAATCACCGTAGATGGCACCTAACTACCTCAAATATGGGGAATAACTTGAATGCAATCAGAAGGAGGGTGACTATAAGAAGTCAAATGAAAATGATAAGAAAATGACACCGAGAAAATTTCATCCTTCGAGAGATTCTTAACCCACTAATCTCTGTCCAAGGAGAAAGGATGCCCTCAAATGGACGAGAGGAGATCAACATTTACAAGTTCCTCATGAACAAATAAAAATCTCACGCACCTGAAGTCCCAGACTAATGTGTCACCAACTCACCATCCAACCAGATCAACACTCCTCTAAGGATAGTATATGATGCCTTAGACAATGATAGAATCTCATACGTCGATGATATGTTTTATAATCTTAGACAATGATGCCTTATTCTCCTTCAACGCTCCCTCCTAAATCTTAACCTTGGTAGCAAGAGAATAAGGGGAACTATGCTCATCCACTTCCTCTTTTGAAGAATCCAATTTCCCCTTCAATTCATCTAGATCCTTTTAAAGACTAGTTCGTTCAAGAAGGACGATATCTCGACCTTATCCTTCCGCTTAGCCATAATGTTCAGCTACTGGAAGTAAGTATAATCTCCCTAAAGGAAACTAACATGCACATATTTTGAAGCTCGGGACCCCTTGGTAACGAGGAATTATTGCATGGAGTAGGTAACAAGCACACTTTGATTCCCCTCATGACCACCCAATCAACCTTAGGTATCTCAAAATTAGGTAATTTCAAGGGTATTTCATAGTTTCGAGATTTATCATTATCCCTCTTCAAAGGGTCGTCATTGGCCTCTTTTAAATTTTCCACGATATGATTTCTCGGCTTATCTTTGAATTTTTCGCTACTAATCTCGAAATACAGTTGGGTATGATGTATTATGCCTTCTTGTTTATGATGCTATTGTGCTTGTTCCAGGTTTGGAATATTACTTATGTCCAGGTCCACATCATTTGTTAGTATGATAATATCGATGGTGTAATTTTTTCCTCTTGATTATATGTTGTATGAAACCCATGATAAGTGCAAAAAATAATGAATAGAACGATTAAGGTATACACTAGAGCAACAACAAAATACAATGATAAAATTAACTCTCACTTCTTACCAAATTTCCCTATTCTTTCTAGACTATATGTTGCCTCTACCATCAACTGTGTTTTAATGTACCATATTTTTTGTTAGGATAACGGTACATCTGAAAGGCCATCACTTCCATAAAACCTCAACTGTCTTAGGAAGGGACCGGGTCGACCTTTAGGCCTTCTTCTTCCTGTGCCAATTCCTCTAGTGGAATAAAATACTTATTCAGAGTCTCCAAGAAATGATTATGATTCCAATACTTAGGGAATTTATCCTCACATTTATGTGGATCTGACCTAAGGGGGGAAAATGAGGATAACTTCAAGAGAACACACAAACTTGAGTCTGCATCATAACTTCAAGGAATGACTAAAAAATAATGATCTTTGAAGTTCTTCAAATTATCAACAAGAACATCAAACATTTTCTTCGCTTGACGAAACAAGATCATCCCTTGATCTCGCACCACATCCATGTAATCACACCAGTATTGAAATATTTTCACATATGAACAACTCACTGGATGCAACTGAGATAGTGAAATCTTGAGATGATTCAAAACCCCGACTTCAAAGTTGTTGAAAGGAAGTATAAACCTCATCATGGAGAACATGCACTCGTGAATAGGTAGTGAACATCCACCAAAAGAGCTTCATAACTTATTATCGGGCTCAACGTGATGGATGCGCGTCCCTGTAACCATTTCCAAACCTTTATGCCTTGCTAAAAACTGAGGTCGTACGCAATATAAGATTTTTCTGTCCATTTTGTACCATCTTCTCTTCATTGTGAGTTCTAGAATGTTTCCTAGATTCGAGATACCTCCCAATCTCGTCATCATTCCTGACCATTCATAGCCCTAAAAGCGTTCATGTAAACATGATTCCTTAAGTTACCCTAGTAATCCTTAACAATTTTTTGAGGTCACCACGAGCAATTTAGGGAAAGAGAAACCTCGACAAAACTCCCTAATGTCAATCCTTAATGGGTTAGGCCTCCTATCCTTCTCCATGGGCTCCTCTAGATCCTCGTCATCCTGGGCATCCCATTTTTATTACCACCATCATTAAAACTCTTCATAGAGTCAAAACTATCACTAATTTGTATAACAATCATATGAGAAGGTATAACCGTTGGAAGAATCACATCCAACTAAAACAAATTACGATATAAAATGCAACGGAAAATAAATTTCCTCTAAGTTGAATCTTATAAGTGGACATGATTAGTGATATAATATTTACCTCTTGTGGCGATTAACCATTGATGCAGAAACCAAAGAATGATTATGAATGTTGGACAAAGAACAACAACTCTACAATGTCCACACGAACAAAGTTCTTTCAATCTCAGTGTTAGCTGCTTCAAATAAAAACTTTAAGAGAGAGCAATTGCGGATAGGgtttcaaaaaattaattttgtcaaGTTACAAATACTCCAGTACAAGGCTTCTATTTATATAATCTCTTGTGTGGGTTATAAGTAGAACAAGCCCACTAAGCACGTCGTACCTCACGTCGTATTGTATTTCACTTAAGAGTATTGTATCTTACGTTGTTCTTATTTTTACTTAAAAATAATGCATCTTATGATGTTCATTATTTCACTTAAGTACAATGTACCTTATGGTGTTTCATGTTTCACTTAAGTACATCATACCTTACAATATTCCATGTTTCTCTAATTAACGCTAGTGCATTGTAAGACCGTACAATTGAGTAATCTTCACTTATTTATTATCTCCCATCAATCTGTCCTTAAGCGTGTGATTTTGTAGGTTCTCATGATTTTGGAAATTATATCAGATCATACATTTAGTATGATAAATAGTGAGCGGTATCTAGTACCATATCATTTTTACTCAAGCCATGAAAATGTCATGTGGTTTGACAAAGCCTTTACGTGACaatttttatgtgtataattGCCATTTTCCCTCATTTCTATATTTAACATAAGCCATAGAGCATTTTGTTACCCTTGTACATTTATCTATTTACACAGGATGAGAAAATTCCATTTAGATCACTCATGTTCCTCAACATAATTTGACAAGTATCCTTCAACCATCTTTATGATCATCCTATTTTGGACAATGTTTGATCACCAATAAAGTACTCAACTTCATATCTAAGGTATGCAATGATTTTAGGTCGAATGGTGGTatacaccaatatcaccttgcaATTAACTTATGAAACTTGATAACTCTTAATCATGATTTGTGAGATGTGGTGTACACCAATATCACCAATATTCTCAATGCTTTAATGTTATCCCATTTCACAATAAATATTTACTACAAATACTTTAAGAATAATGTCCTTATGTTTTAAGGGATCTCATGATTAAGGCACAGTTAATGTTTCATATAATAGACTATCCATTCTAGggactttatttatttttggaaaaacaaacataacaaataaaTACCTTATTATTATTAGATAATTTGATACAGCTACCAAATTCTAATAAAAATATTGGTCTATAGAACTTGCACCAACACCAACACCTCCAATTCAATTACTCCAATGTGCGAGGAATCATCACTTATTTTATCCATGTTGGATAACTCCGCAAAATTCATGTTTGGGTTTCCTAAGATGGCTATTGATGAATAAAGAATAAGAAAAACTATAATGGGACGAAGAAATAGATAAATATTACCTCGAATAAATTATGAAGATAAAAGCAAATACAATGATGAAGAAATCACCTATAAACTTAGAAATGACGAAGGAATACGAAATCAAGAAAAAATAGGCAGATGACCAAACAATATCACTTGAATACAAAAAAGAACAGAGAGAAACTTACCAGAAGTAGAACATTTGAGAAAGAAGATGAAATAATTATTCATAGTAAAGGGACATCCTTATATAAGAAGACGAAATGGGAAATCTTCGACCTAGGATGGAGGGAGGTTTAGAAGATGAAATGGTGGAAAATCAATCTCCAGATCGCAACACTGAAGTACACTCATGTAATCTAAACAAGTGTCACACCCTACTCTAAGGGCCTGAAGCCACGCGAAGGAATAATGTTATAAAACATTTTAGAGACGAGACTAACATTTAATATAATGCACATGTTCCAAAATCTATCTACTCTCACTCACCAAACTTTTCCATTTCCACCTGCACAAAGCAAAGGCTCTCCCGTGGAGCACAAGATGACAATAGAGAGCAACCTGACAATCTTAATCTAAATGCGCATAAATCTCCTATTTTTAATCAACTATTTTCCAatctctccaactctcaatatatgaaTCTCACAAATCCAAAGTATTTAGAAGTGTTTCTTCGTCTCCTTAGATACCTCCAAAGTTCTTTTAGTTTTTAGTCTTCAATCCTATAATTCCTCTTTTACCTCTCTAAACTTCTCACACTAGGATCTCACCACTTCTCAGTTTTAGTCTACGAAAGTCCAATTCTTGATTTTTCTACTAAGCGTGGTCTCTGTCAAGGGGACCTCTTATCCCATTTCTTTAGTTTGCCGACGAAACCATCATTTTAGGCGagcaaaattgaaaaatatatggGTCTTAAAATCTATTATGCGCAGTTTTGAATTGGTATCTGACTTAAGCATTAATTCCCATCAGGCCCGGCCCTGAGCAGGAGCAAGAGGCTCTACAGCACAGGGCCCCAAATTTTTAAGGGCCCCCAATTTTTGAagagttcaatttttttttgcattaatattaataaatatataaattgatataaatttttttaataaatcaaaaaaatattataataaaaatttaatacaattaaaaaatgagattgatcaaagtctaaataattataattaaatttgttttattaatacataattatattttatatgtgCCATttctatttattataattatattttttaaaaaaaaaattggacacattttttaaattaaaatgggACCTTCTGTGTGATTGGGCCGACCCTGATTCCCATATGCCTGCCTTTGTAAAATATTAGTGAAATTCTTATCTGGAGCCGATTGCAGTTGCGGGAATCCGAACCGTGATTTTCTCCACCAAATCTAGCATCAATTACCACTAGACCAACTAATGATTGGTTTAGATAATCTATCTTTATTGAGAGACAATATCTAATTAAAAAAGagttaaaaaaaacattattttatttactGCATGAAAGTAATTGTGAGACTTTAACCATCCAATCTCAAATCAAAAATCGAAATTATTGATTGCATGAAATTGTGTGGTATTGGACTATGACTATCCCAAAAACTGTGTCATGGCCCATAGAAAATATTATAGATGTAGATGCTGATTATAACTTTTTTGAAATTATAGCACATTGTGTACGTTTCCATGTTTCCCACTAAGGTCTCTTCCCTTTTCTTTCCACCAAGTTGCCTCTTTAAtagtaaaaagaaaagaaaaagggaatatAGAGAGTCACTAATCACTATATTGCACCCTTTTCAGCCTCTTTCTCGGATGCATTCACATGTAATTGCAAACACACGTTTATGCTATCTGTCTCAGTGTCTAACAATTCCTGTGCTCAATTTTCATACATATATTTTTGTTGGAAAAAAAAGGAGTAATAAAATTTCGGTACGCTGGAGCAATCTAGGGTATGACCGACAATATTATTAGCACTCAAATGTTTAAGTAAGTTTCTGACGAAAAAAATAGTATAAGAACAAATTATGATTAAAACATACTTCAAATTTTACGTATAATCTTTTATATATGAAGGACAGTTAGAGATTCAATTGTTTTTTCGAATTAGTTTGCGGAAACCCTATAATTCAAACACTACCTTtggaatataatttatttaatatttcacCAACCAAACTAACTATTTGGGACAATTGACATCTCATCTTAATTTAGATTTTAGAtttcttttgtttatcttttCGTTTTGTTCTTTTTGAAAATTAAGATAATTTACTATGTGGGGATAGTGACATGCATAAAGTAATGTCATCATGTcaactacacataatcattcgATTAATTATATCATTAATTATTTGGTACAAAGTTGCCTCAAAACAAATGTATATTACAAAGCAAAGAGAACAAGATTAATACACCATTTTATGTGTTTTAGTTCATGTGTAAGAAAGTTTTAACTCATCCATTTTAACAACTTAATGTATAGTTGAATGTGGTAATAATTAAAtactagaatttttttttttgtttatctttCTGGAATCTGACAAGGTAGCATTGCACTGAAACAAATGGAATTCATAAAAAGAGCACAAGTTCAAACACCTTCAAACAAGAACAATATATATTAAGTGCAAAAAAAACTTTTAGCAACACAAACTCCAATGCCATGCTCTTTTATGAAAGTTGGACACaagaaaaattacaaagtatacaaaatcaaaaGAGAAAGTTAAAAGAAAAATCCAATCCTAATTGCTATATATCCATACATAGCAAGCCAAACATTCTTAATTTATTATAATCACACTCTTCATTATTTTCTCTATATCATCATTAGCCATATAGGTTCATATATAGCTATATCCTAGAATAATGATAATATATATAGATACAAAATCATGCATAAGTTTCTAGGGTTTCCATGTTGAAGCCCAAACAACTTGTTCATCCTTCCAAGTCAAGTAAATTCCAGAGATATTATCATCTCCTTGAGGCACAACAAGTGACCAACCACTTTGATACCTTTTTAGCAATGCTTTGACATCATCCACAACATCATCACTAAATCCAAGAGGTGAAAATTCATTCTTTAGTCTTTGAAACCATTGTTTTCCTCTCTCTCTTTTCTCACAATCATCaccaccttcttcatcatcattatcatgatCAAATTCATGATCACATGCCAAAACCCTAACTATGCTTCTTGAACACTCTCTTTCCAACATCAACTTTTCATTACTTGTTGGTGGAAAACTCTCCTCTAGCATCTCAAAGTAAAGTGTATAGAACTTGAGACACTCTTCAAAGCATTTAACATAATCATCACTTACAAAATCACCTTCTTCCTCAACAAATGTTATGACTCTAGGACAAAGTGATTTGAAAAACTTGATCAAACTTTCTCTTTCTCCTACTTCAACCCTTCTCAATGCTCCAACACAATTCAAGGCTATTGCTTCATCTTCTTGAATTCTTAATCTCTCTTTTGTTAATTCTCTTAGATGTTTCAAACCACTAATAACATTCAATTCAAAAGGTACTCCCATTAACCTAGCAAATTTCTCCATTCTTTGACCAACTTCCTTCATAACAACATCACTAGAGTTTTTGCTTGTGACAACAATTGTGAGCTTAAGATGAGGTGTTTCATCGTTTCTTGTCGCTAAAGCTTCTAGAAGAGTAGGCCATTGAGTACAAAGAGTGTTACTAATATcaattatatgaatttttttctCTCCTTCTAAAGCTTCCAAAATAGCACCATTTGATGCAACATGTCCAAAAGTTGTCCATGGACTCACCTCTTGAAACTTGAGTATCAATTTTCTCGCAGAATCAAAAGAGTGGTTTTTGGAAGCAATTGAAGAGAGAGTTTTGTAACACTTGTGACCGGATTGTGTTGCCTTGGAAAAAAGAGCTTGTAGAAAATAGGAAGCAAGTTTTTGATCGATATCGCCATACGGTGAAGATAACTCATTTAACATCCAAAGAAGATGGTGGATTTTGGATGAATCTCTATTAGATATTGCTATTGCACACTCTTTGAGAAGTTTGGAAGACCATTTACCATCTTGATCATGATGACATGTTTCACTTGAATTATCTGAAGATGTTTGATGATTGCTTGATGATGTAGGAATCATGTCTAAGTGTGAAGAAGCTTCACGAACAATATAGTTATTTTGGTTGATCAACTTCTTCAAGTGTGTTGTTTTCTTGGAAGTATTGTAAGGACTTATCTCCATGCTTTGATTCTCTTTATGGTGTCACTCTTTGAATTTGAAGAAAAGTACCTGTGCTAGCTGTGCTATGTTTTCTAACCTCTTTTGTGCTTAAAAACTATTGTGTTTTGGAAATTGTATATAGGTCATTTTCGAAACTTGtcatggatatatatatatatatatatatatatatatatatatatatatatatatatatatatatatatatatatatatatatatatatatatatatatatatatatatatatatatatatatatatatatatatatatatatatatatatatatatatatatatatatatatatattataacaagagttattttaaatttttgaaaatcgTATATGGATTAATCGtaatttaatcataaaaaaataaataataattttatttagatattttttaatttgacagACATTTTATACAATCTTATTCAACAACAATTTAACATTGACAAATTTTAAACTATGCATAGTAACCCGTCTTTAAAGATAGCATTGATTATTAAataagtattttttaaaaattacaatatAGTTGAGGGATAgcatataaatatctcaaaaaatattttataagtttTGAGATTTTCACTGATCTTGGTAAATCTCATAAACTCAACTCctctaaatattatataaaaaaaaacattttgaagTAATGAACTTTATATCTGTTTTGGAGGTCTTAAAAAgttgtaatttttaaaatattgttgacttataaatattttaaataatacatattttaaatataacATATTTTATATTACCGTATGTATTTAATGCTAAAAAATTATACAAACTAACTTAATAAAAgattaaaattaacattaatctatttcattttatttttacataaaatataatattaaataacttGATCATGTTTGATCATATTATCACTCTTGTCTCTTAATTAAGTACTATACTATGTTTATACGCTCAAAAAATATTAGTACTATTAGTACTTCTTTATATTCTTTACTTCTTTTGCTTTTGGTTACATCTTCAAGTTATTTTGGAGATTCTTGTTATTCTGATACCTCAgattcatattaaaaaaaatctgttGAATTCTAGAGGATTTGCGCATATGAGACAAATAAATTCTTACAGACAATATTCTTACACGCCTCAAGTTGTTTAACAATTTAATATTTTGCAAGTTCCATAACTCTTATTATGATTAAAGGTGATAGAATTGCATTAAGACTCCAAATTCCACAACAATCAATGTTCGTGAACAATGCATGAGCAATGatttttagtagtaaaataaaattggttaataaaatataaaaaattagttaatgaagtgatgaagttggttaataagcGTTCAAGTATTAAAAATGATTTAGTAGGACAACAAAGTTGATTAATGACAAGTAAATAAATTGGTTAATAaatgatgaagttggttaataaacgctcaaatataaaaaataatttttagaagtaaaataaaattggttaataaaaataaaatgtcggTTGATCAAGTTATGAAATTGGTAATTAACagccaaatattaaaaataacttttaatagtaaaataaaattaattaataaaatataaaatgttaatgATATAATTTCATATTGGTATCTCTtcatctaaaaataaaaaataaataaaaataatttttatatttaaaaaaa is a window encoding:
- the LOC131621757 gene encoding protein SHORT-ROOT-like produces the protein MEISPYNTSKKTTHLKKLINQNNYIVREASSHLDMIPTSSSNHQTSSDNSSETCHHDQDGKWSSKLLKECAIAISNRDSSKIHHLLWMLNELSSPYGDIDQKLASYFLQALFSKATQSGHKCYKTLSSIASKNHSFDSARKLILKFQEVSPWTTFGHVASNGAILEALEGEKKIHIIDISNTLCTQWPTLLEALATRNDETPHLKLTIVVTSKNSSDVVMKEVGQRMEKFARLMGVPFELNVISGLKHLRELTKERLRIQEDEAIALNCVGALRRVEVGERESLIKFFKSLCPRVITFVEEEGDFVSDDYVKCFEECLKFYTLYFEMLEESFPPTSNEKLMLERECSRSIVRVLACDHEFDHDNDDEEGGDDCEKRERGKQWFQRLKNEFSPLGFSDDVVDDVKALLKRYQSGWSLVVPQGDDNISGIYLTWKDEQVVWASTWKP